The following proteins are co-located in the Robbsia betulipollinis genome:
- a CDS encoding porin: MKKTLLSMAVLTGCGATSVYAQSSVTLYGLIDEGFVYTNNVKTTGGGHARYALSSGNVNGSRWGLRGSEDLGGGLKAVFLLENGFTLSNGAFAQQGREFGRQAFVGLSSDQFGTVTLGRQYDSIVDYMGPMSLTGTGYGGFLATHPYDNDNLDDSFRVSNSVKFASVNYNGLKFGGMYGFSNSTGFNQNRAYSAGVSYTFAGFNMAAGYMQINNSLSGSTPTSTTGAVSDAVISAARQRVYGGAINYAFGPAVVGVVFTQSRFENAGQGATAGSVSFGLPAGAYLRFNNYEANVRYSVTPAWNVSAEYTYTQARESGFVGGGDSSPKFHTASLMTSYSLSKRTDVYAQGVYQLVNGRNLLGGADILDAGGMSSTNRQVVGSVGVRHRF; encoded by the coding sequence ATGAAAAAGACGCTTCTTTCCATGGCTGTGCTGACCGGCTGCGGCGCCACGTCCGTCTACGCGCAAAGCAGCGTGACGCTGTATGGCCTGATCGACGAAGGCTTCGTCTACACGAACAATGTGAAGACCACGGGTGGCGGCCATGCGCGCTATGCGCTGTCGAGCGGCAACGTGAACGGCAGCCGTTGGGGACTGCGTGGCAGCGAGGATCTGGGTGGTGGCCTCAAGGCGGTTTTCCTGCTGGAAAACGGTTTCACGCTGAGCAACGGCGCCTTTGCCCAGCAGGGCCGGGAATTCGGCCGCCAGGCCTTCGTCGGGCTGTCGAGCGATCAGTTCGGCACGGTGACGCTCGGACGTCAGTATGACTCGATCGTCGACTACATGGGCCCGATGTCGCTCACGGGCACCGGCTACGGCGGCTTCCTCGCGACCCACCCGTACGACAACGACAACCTCGACGACTCCTTCCGCGTCAGCAATTCCGTCAAGTTCGCGAGCGTCAACTACAACGGCCTGAAATTCGGCGGCATGTACGGTTTCTCGAACTCCACGGGCTTCAACCAGAATCGCGCCTACAGCGCGGGTGTGTCGTACACGTTCGCCGGTTTCAACATGGCGGCGGGCTACATGCAGATCAACAATTCCCTGAGCGGCTCGACGCCCACGTCCACGACCGGCGCGGTCAGCGACGCGGTCATCTCGGCGGCGCGGCAACGCGTCTATGGCGGCGCCATCAACTATGCGTTCGGTCCGGCCGTCGTCGGCGTGGTGTTCACCCAGTCGCGGTTCGAAAACGCCGGACAGGGCGCGACCGCCGGCTCGGTGTCGTTCGGCCTGCCCGCCGGCGCGTACCTGCGCTTCAACAACTACGAAGCGAACGTGCGCTACAGCGTCACGCCCGCCTGGAACGTGTCGGCCGAGTACACCTACACGCAGGCGCGCGAGTCGGGCTTCGTGGGGGGGGGCGACAGCTCGCCCAAGTTCCACACCGCGTCGCTCATGACGTCGTATTCGCTCTCGAAGCGCACCGACGTCTACGCGCAGGGCGTGTACCAGTTGGTCAATGGCCGCAACCTCCTGGGTGGCGCGGACATTCTCGACGCGGGCGGCATGTCCAGCACCAACCGCCAGGTGGTCGGGTCGGTCGGCGTTCGCCACCGCTTCTAA
- a CDS encoding NIPSNAP family protein, with protein sequence MIVEMRIYHCAPGRLPALQERFTQTTLAFFEKYGIEQVGFWTTLVGPSNHALTYLLKWDSMADREAKWGAFQADPEWLAKRAASEAEKIIVERIENYFLAPTAFSALK encoded by the coding sequence ATGATCGTCGAAATGCGCATCTACCATTGCGCACCGGGCCGGTTACCCGCCCTGCAGGAGCGCTTCACCCAGACCACGCTGGCATTTTTCGAGAAATACGGCATCGAGCAGGTCGGATTCTGGACGACGTTGGTCGGTCCCAGCAACCATGCACTGACCTACCTGCTGAAATGGGACAGCATGGCGGATCGCGAGGCGAAGTGGGGTGCCTTTCAGGCCGATCCGGAATGGCTGGCCAAGCGGGCGGCAAGCGAAGCGGAGAAGATCATCGTCGAACGCATCGAGAATTACTTTCTCGCGCCCACTGCGTTTTCCGCACTCAAGTAA
- a CDS encoding S10 family peptidase, with protein MPDKKTAPLTAPRSAKPAAAATSPKPTKSATPGRHAPGAAHPADQAVFDPVAYGNGPDDSVTDTTETAAITHHTMTLGGRTLAYTATAGHLVVVDPSSSQPEAKLFHVAFTLDGAAAETRPVTFFYNGGPGSSSVYVLLGSFAPKRIKTAMPGFTPPAPYTLEDNPDSLLDESDLVFINPVGTGYSAAVAPHRNRDFWGVDQDAHSLAQFIKRYLTAHDRWNSPKFLFGESYGTARSAALSYVLHEDGVDLNGVTLQSSILDYSKAGNPVGLLPTCAADAWYHDKLKITPRPASLAAFADTVAAFADGDYAKALAQFPQVDAKTLATLSDDTGIDAATLKSWGLDVAAANSRGNTLFLISLLHDQGLALGSYDGRVTAIDTGIAADIDPNSGGNDPTMTAVNGVYTAMWNTYLNDDLKFTSNSAFTDLNDQAFQYWDFHHIDPTGAEKGIDAKGNVVLYTAGDLAATMSLNVDLKVLSANGYYDAVTPFHQTVTDLADMPLLSPTIRDNLTIRFYPSGHMVYLDGDSRTALKADLATMYQAATADHAAMSRIRGLEQRKTPLR; from the coding sequence ATGCCCGACAAGAAAACAGCCCCCCTCACAGCCCCCAGGTCCGCCAAGCCAGCCGCGGCGGCCACATCACCCAAACCCACCAAGTCGGCCACGCCGGGGCGCCATGCGCCCGGCGCCGCGCATCCTGCCGACCAGGCGGTATTCGATCCCGTCGCCTATGGCAACGGTCCCGACGATTCGGTCACCGACACCACCGAAACCGCTGCCATCACCCATCACACGATGACGCTGGGGGGCAGGACCTTGGCCTACACCGCCACGGCGGGGCACCTGGTCGTCGTCGACCCCAGCAGTTCGCAGCCCGAAGCCAAACTGTTCCACGTGGCGTTCACGCTGGATGGCGCCGCCGCCGAAACGCGGCCCGTCACGTTTTTCTACAATGGCGGCCCGGGTTCGTCCTCGGTCTATGTGCTGCTGGGATCGTTCGCGCCGAAGCGGATCAAAACCGCGATGCCGGGGTTCACGCCACCCGCGCCCTATACGCTGGAAGACAATCCGGACAGCCTGCTCGACGAAAGCGATCTGGTCTTCATCAACCCGGTGGGCACCGGCTATTCCGCGGCGGTCGCCCCGCATCGCAACCGGGATTTCTGGGGCGTCGACCAGGACGCGCACTCGCTCGCCCAGTTCATCAAGCGTTACCTGACGGCGCACGACCGCTGGAACTCGCCGAAATTCCTGTTCGGCGAATCCTACGGCACCGCGCGCAGCGCCGCGTTGTCCTATGTGCTGCACGAGGATGGCGTCGACCTGAACGGCGTGACCCTGCAATCGTCGATTCTCGACTATTCCAAGGCGGGCAATCCCGTCGGCCTGCTCCCCACCTGCGCCGCCGACGCCTGGTATCACGACAAGCTCAAGATCACGCCCCGTCCGGCATCGCTGGCGGCGTTCGCCGACACGGTCGCCGCATTCGCCGACGGCGATTACGCGAAGGCACTCGCGCAGTTCCCCCAAGTCGATGCGAAGACGCTCGCCACGCTCAGCGACGACACCGGCATCGACGCCGCCACGCTGAAAAGCTGGGGACTCGACGTTGCCGCCGCGAACAGCCGGGGCAATACCCTGTTCCTGATTTCCCTGCTGCACGATCAGGGGCTGGCGCTCGGTTCCTACGACGGCCGCGTCACGGCGATCGACACCGGCATCGCCGCCGACATCGATCCGAATTCAGGCGGCAACGACCCGACGATGACCGCGGTCAACGGCGTCTATACCGCGATGTGGAACACTTACCTGAACGACGATCTCAAATTCACGTCGAATTCGGCATTCACCGATCTGAACGACCAGGCCTTCCAGTATTGGGACTTCCACCATATCGACCCCACCGGCGCTGAAAAGGGCATCGACGCGAAAGGCAACGTCGTGCTCTACACGGCCGGCGACCTCGCCGCGACGATGAGTCTGAACGTGGACCTCAAGGTGCTGTCGGCAAACGGTTATTACGACGCGGTGACGCCGTTCCATCAGACCGTCACCGATCTCGCCGACATGCCCCTGCTCTCGCCGACGATTCGCGACAATCTGACGATCCGGTTCTATCCGTCGGGACATATGGTCTATCTCGACGGGGATTCGCGCACCGCGCTGAAGGCCGACCTCGCGACGATGTATCAGGCCGCCACCGCCGACCATGCGGCGATGAGCCGGATTCGGGGGCTGGAGCAGCGCAAGACGCCGCTGCGCTAA
- a CDS encoding methyl-accepting chemotaxis protein, producing METKNGSLKRKLHLLAAIVGLAFMAFGVWSASRERAEMVAGREVDLVHVVDLARTVLVEGQQQAASGKMTLEQAQSWVTQRIAGMHYGDDGYIFTFSHDLVMLAHPNAKLRGTDLRDARSEDGKFLFRDMLKLGEEHGQGFYRYAFPRPGAQRAQPKLTYVYYDPTWHWVVGSGIYMSDIDEAFRHALLSQAAVIVAVLAALALLIRVGTQRLLLAPLGEAVRACEAMAEGNLHLPDTPSPRGEIGVLLTALGNMRVQLAGTVRSIRIASTSISTASNEVAAGSAELAARTEAQASSLEQTVASVEQLAAAVKHNAEHSLAACALAETASASALNSTTVVSDVIATMRAIGEHSNEVGAIVGVIDGIAFQTNILALNAAVEAARAGEHGKGFAVVASEVRALAQRSSTASREIRALIARSTEQIRAGESRVDAAREAMDDTMSNIQRATALMKDVAAASSEQRAGIEQIEKAMGHIDTVTQQNAALVEESTAAAASLHEQADVLARSVNVFQLATAA from the coding sequence ATGGAAACGAAAAACGGCAGTCTAAAAAGAAAGTTGCATCTGTTGGCCGCGATCGTCGGCCTGGCTTTCATGGCCTTCGGCGTATGGAGCGCCAGCCGGGAACGTGCGGAGATGGTCGCCGGGCGCGAGGTCGATCTCGTGCACGTCGTCGACCTTGCCCGCACCGTCCTCGTCGAGGGCCAGCAACAGGCGGCATCCGGCAAGATGACGCTTGAACAGGCGCAATCGTGGGTGACCCAGCGCATCGCGGGCATGCACTACGGCGACGATGGCTATATCTTCACTTTTTCGCATGACCTCGTCATGCTCGCCCATCCCAATGCGAAACTGCGTGGCACGGACTTGCGCGATGCGCGCTCCGAGGACGGAAAATTTCTTTTCCGAGACATGCTGAAGCTTGGCGAGGAACACGGTCAGGGATTCTACCGCTACGCCTTTCCGCGACCTGGCGCCCAGCGTGCCCAACCCAAGCTCACCTACGTCTACTATGATCCGACATGGCACTGGGTGGTGGGGAGCGGGATCTACATGTCGGACATCGACGAGGCTTTCCGGCATGCATTGCTGAGCCAGGCCGCCGTGATCGTCGCGGTGCTGGCGGCCCTGGCGCTGTTGATCCGCGTCGGCACGCAACGCCTGCTCCTCGCGCCGCTCGGCGAGGCGGTGCGCGCCTGCGAGGCCATGGCCGAGGGCAATCTTCATCTCCCCGACACGCCCTCTCCGCGCGGAGAAATCGGCGTGCTGCTGACCGCGCTCGGCAACATGCGCGTGCAACTCGCCGGAACGGTCCGATCGATCCGCATCGCGAGCACATCGATCAGCACGGCGTCCAACGAAGTCGCCGCCGGCAGCGCCGAACTCGCGGCCCGCACGGAAGCGCAAGCGTCCTCGCTCGAGCAGACCGTGGCGAGCGTCGAACAGCTCGCGGCCGCCGTCAAGCATAACGCGGAGCATTCGCTGGCGGCCTGTGCCCTAGCCGAAACCGCGTCCGCTTCGGCGTTGAACAGTACTACCGTGGTGTCCGACGTCATTGCGACGATGCGCGCGATCGGCGAGCATTCGAACGAAGTGGGCGCCATCGTCGGCGTCATCGACGGCATCGCGTTCCAGACCAACATCCTGGCGCTGAACGCCGCCGTCGAGGCCGCGCGCGCGGGCGAGCATGGCAAGGGCTTCGCGGTGGTCGCGTCCGAGGTCCGGGCACTCGCGCAGCGATCCAGCACGGCATCGAGAGAGATCCGCGCGCTCATCGCCCGCTCCACCGAGCAGATCCGCGCAGGCGAAAGTCGCGTGGATGCCGCGCGCGAGGCCATGGACGACACGATGTCGAACATCCAGCGCGCCACCGCGCTGATGAAGGACGTCGCCGCGGCGTCGAGCGAACAGCGCGCCGGCATCGAGCAGATCGAGAAAGCGATGGGACATATCGACACGGTCACGCAGCAAAATGCCGCGCTGGTGGAAGAATCCACCGCGGCCGCGGCATCGCTGCACGAGCAGGCGGATGTGCTGGCGCGTTCGGTCAACGTCTTCCAGCTTGCAACGGCGGCCTGA
- a CDS encoding response regulator: protein MISNSSQKDLKPSCLTAVIQVKPRDSQMRIHPVLAPVAATRLQDGEAQSAGIGMDADCHFRKKLKKVAGRKGEVALNTAHNLSSRLKRTAVPVCRSWSDRQVPNLEATTRVLVVDDYAPAAEALATALGYEGFDTRFALSGVDALGTIGIWVPHVIVLDINMPEHDGFETASVMRRLTATRHLGIIAFTALSDVEIETRAHLCGFDGYCQKGSPLQQLIGLIDGMVV from the coding sequence ATGATTTCCAATTCATCGCAAAAAGACCTCAAGCCTTCGTGTCTCACGGCCGTTATTCAGGTTAAGCCGCGTGACAGCCAGATGCGGATCCATCCCGTCCTTGCGCCCGTCGCGGCGACGCGGTTGCAGGATGGCGAGGCGCAATCTGCCGGCATAGGCATGGACGCGGATTGCCATTTCCGGAAGAAACTCAAGAAGGTCGCCGGTCGTAAGGGCGAAGTCGCTTTGAATACTGCACACAACCTTAGCAGCCGATTGAAACGGACGGCCGTGCCCGTTTGCCGTAGCTGGAGCGACCGGCAAGTGCCCAACCTGGAGGCGACAACCCGTGTGCTGGTCGTCGATGACTACGCGCCGGCGGCCGAAGCGCTGGCGACGGCACTGGGCTACGAGGGCTTCGATACCCGTTTCGCGCTCAGCGGCGTCGACGCGTTGGGCACCATCGGCATCTGGGTACCGCACGTAATCGTCCTGGACATCAACATGCCCGAGCACGATGGCTTCGAGACCGCGAGCGTCATGCGACGGCTCACGGCAACCCGTCACCTGGGCATCATCGCCTTCACCGCACTGTCCGACGTCGAGATCGAAACGCGCGCCCATCTCTGCGGGTTCGATGGCTATTGCCAGAAGGGCAGCCCGTTGCAGCAACTGATCGGCCTGATCGACGGCATGGTCGTATAG